A portion of the Anoxybacillus gonensis genome contains these proteins:
- the fliW gene encoding flagellar assembly protein FliW has translation MKMVSKFLGEVEVCEDQVIYFPNGIPGFEEEKHFVILPLEESTSFAILQSIHHQHVGFVVAYPFAFYPEYAFDLSEDEAETLKLTSPEDCLVYVIMTLKEPFVESTLNLKAPVVINVRDKIGKQLILHNTDYPIRFSLREVNEGRER, from the coding sequence ATGAAAATGGTGTCAAAATTTTTGGGCGAAGTCGAAGTTTGTGAAGATCAAGTTATATACTTTCCAAACGGAATTCCCGGATTCGAGGAAGAAAAGCATTTTGTAATTTTGCCTCTTGAAGAATCGACATCATTCGCCATTTTGCAGTCTATTCATCATCAGCATGTCGGGTTTGTCGTTGCATACCCGTTTGCTTTTTATCCTGAATATGCTTTTGACTTATCGGAAGATGAGGCGGAAACATTAAAATTAACGTCTCCAGAAGATTGTTTAGTGTATGTTATTATGACGCTGAAAGAGCCGTTTGTCGAATCAACGTTAAATTTAAAGGCACCTGTTGTTATTAATGTACGAGATAAAATAGGAAAGCAATTGATTCTGCACAATACCGATTATCCGATTCGTTTTTCTTTGCGTGAAGTGAACGAGGGGAGGGAACGATAA
- a CDS encoding DEAD/DEAH box helicase — protein sequence MISLHLAGKQLLKSELSFSHDAKHVQIVDSIVKTKKGYRCVRCDNEDQQLFASFPCARCGRICTYCRKCVMMGRCSECNPLVIWTGPIPSTSFSSPLKWSGKLSPAQQLASDEVCQAIDRNDSLLVWAVCGAGKTEVLFAGINLALSRGKRVCIAAPRTDVVLELAPRLASVFPSVDMAALYGGSEDRGKLASLTVATTHQLLRYYRAFDVMIVDEVDAFPYSVDPMLSYAVERARKPTSSLIYLTATPNEQWQYEVKSGKRKAVTIPARYHRHPLPVPTFEWCGNWQKKWRHHRLPLCVVQWMYARLEQKKQAFVFVPHIDLLQQVVPYLQQFHPHIEGVHAEDPKRKEKVLTFRRGQIPILVTTTILERGVTVPNVDVAVLGAEQPIFTESALVQIAGRVGRSAQYPTGDIRFFHFGKTKAMLKAKRHIVRMNEEARKRGLIDE from the coding sequence GTGATTTCGTTGCATCTCGCAGGCAAGCAGCTGCTAAAGTCTGAACTTTCTTTTTCTCATGATGCGAAACATGTTCAAATCGTTGACAGTATCGTCAAAACGAAAAAAGGTTATCGCTGTGTGCGATGCGACAATGAGGATCAACAACTTTTTGCCTCTTTTCCGTGCGCTCGGTGCGGACGCATATGTACGTATTGTCGAAAATGTGTCATGATGGGACGATGTAGCGAATGCAATCCGCTCGTCATATGGACGGGCCCAATTCCCTCCACCTCTTTTTCTTCACCGCTGAAATGGAGCGGTAAACTATCCCCAGCCCAACAACTTGCTTCCGACGAAGTGTGTCAGGCGATTGATCGAAACGACTCTTTGCTCGTTTGGGCCGTATGTGGTGCAGGAAAAACGGAAGTGTTATTTGCGGGAATCAATCTGGCGCTGTCGCGCGGAAAGCGCGTTTGCATCGCCGCTCCGCGCACAGATGTCGTATTAGAGCTAGCTCCGCGCTTGGCGAGCGTATTTCCATCGGTCGATATGGCGGCATTATATGGCGGTAGCGAAGACCGTGGTAAACTTGCTTCATTGACGGTGGCAACGACGCATCAACTACTTCGGTATTATCGGGCGTTCGATGTCATGATTGTTGATGAAGTGGATGCATTTCCGTATAGCGTTGATCCGATGCTTTCGTATGCCGTTGAACGTGCTCGAAAACCGACGTCTTCACTCATTTACTTAACCGCAACACCTAACGAACAATGGCAATATGAAGTAAAAAGTGGAAAGCGAAAAGCGGTAACCATTCCTGCGCGCTATCATCGTCACCCACTCCCTGTCCCTACATTTGAATGGTGCGGCAATTGGCAAAAAAAGTGGCGTCACCACCGTTTACCTTTATGTGTCGTTCAATGGATGTATGCCCGTTTAGAACAAAAGAAGCAAGCTTTTGTATTCGTTCCCCACATCGACTTGTTACAACAAGTTGTTCCGTACTTGCAACAATTTCATCCGCACATTGAAGGGGTGCATGCCGAAGATCCGAAACGAAAAGAAAAAGTGCTCACTTTTCGGCGCGGGCAAATTCCTATTCTCGTGACAACGACCATTTTAGAGCGCGGGGTGACTGTGCCCAACGTTGATGTCGCTGTGTTAGGTGCAGAACAACCGATTTTTACCGAAAGTGCGCTCGTGCAAATTGCTGGACGGGTCGGGCGGAGTGCCCAATATCCGACAGGTGATATTCGCTTTTTTCATTTTGGAAAAACGAAAGCAATGCTTAAAGCAAAGCGCCATATTGTACGTATGAACGAAGAAGCGCGAAAGAGAGGATTGATCGACGAATGA
- the flgM gene encoding flagellar biosynthesis anti-sigma factor FlgM, with protein MRIDHVRLSNVYAYRSRIESDVSKHKRLKENDQVDISVEAKELQQLALWEKERQKKLADIKERVQNGTYQIDNYEVAKSIYAFYKQGKQ; from the coding sequence ATGAGAATCGATCATGTTCGTCTGTCAAATGTTTATGCGTATCGCTCCAGAATAGAAAGCGATGTCTCAAAACATAAGCGTTTAAAAGAAAATGATCAAGTCGATATTTCTGTTGAGGCAAAAGAACTGCAACAGTTAGCTTTATGGGAGAAAGAACGGCAAAAAAAACTTGCTGACATAAAAGAACGTGTGCAAAACGGGACGTATCAAATTGACAATTATGAAGTAGCAAAAAGTATATATGCGTTTTATAAACAAGGAAAGCAGTAG
- a CDS encoding flagellar biosynthesis protein FlhB, producing the protein MNGNHYFTAISSYEQKSGSFSVNVSTMDILTNYPYVQKDEELAKNLMDPEYRMPVQLYAAIGEVLKLIRAIERS; encoded by the coding sequence ATGAACGGAAATCATTATTTTACGGCCATATCGAGTTACGAACAAAAGTCTGGCTCTTTTTCGGTGAATGTAAGTACAATGGATATACTAACGAACTATCCGTATGTGCAAAAAGATGAGGAGTTGGCTAAAAACTTAATGGATCCAGAATATCGAATGCCTGTACAGCTATACGCAGCAATTGGAGAAGTGTTAAAATTGATTCGTGCAATTGAACGATCATAG
- a CDS encoding flagellin, with the protein MRIQHNISALNTHRQLAFNNTQTAKNLEKLSSGFRINRAGDDAAGLAISEKMRGQIRGLEMATKNAQDSISLIQTAEGALTETHAILQRMRELAVQSANDTNTQEDRDALQAEVNQLISELNRIANNTEFNTQKLLDGTFNGKTFHIGANSGQAITLTINAMTASGLGVSGLSISSQTAADDAISTINSAIETVSSERAKLGAVQNRLEHTINNLGATQENLTAAESRIRDVDMAKEMMEFTKNNILMQAAQAMLAQANQQPQGVLQLLR; encoded by the coding sequence ATGAGAATTCAACACAACATTTCAGCGTTAAATACGCACCGTCAATTAGCATTCAACAACACGCAAACAGCGAAAAACCTTGAGAAGCTTTCTTCTGGTTTCCGCATCAACCGTGCAGGCGACGATGCTGCAGGTCTTGCTATCTCTGAAAAAATGCGCGGTCAAATTCGCGGTCTTGAAATGGCTACTAAAAACGCACAAGACTCTATCTCATTAATTCAAACAGCAGAAGGTGCATTAACGGAAACTCACGCAATCCTTCAACGCATGCGCGAACTTGCTGTGCAATCAGCAAATGACACAAACACACAAGAAGATCGTGATGCTCTACAAGCAGAAGTGAATCAATTAATCTCTGAACTTAACCGTATTGCAAACAATACAGAATTTAACACACAAAAACTGTTAGATGGTACGTTTAATGGTAAAACTTTCCATATCGGTGCGAATTCTGGTCAAGCGATCACATTAACAATTAATGCCATGACTGCAAGCGGCTTAGGTGTGAGCGGATTAAGCATTTCTTCTCAAACTGCTGCTGATGACGCTATTTCAACAATTAATAGTGCAATTGAAACAGTTTCTAGCGAACGTGCGAAACTCGGTGCGGTACAAAACCGTTTAGAGCATACAATTAACAACCTAGGTGCAACACAAGAAAACTTAACTGCTGCTGAGTCACGTATCCGTGATGTTGACATGGCGAAGGAAATGATGGAGTTTACGAAAAACAATATTTTAATGCAAGCAGCACAAGCGATGTTAGCGCAAGCGAACCAACAACCACAAGGCGTATTGCAATTGCTTCGCTAA
- the flgL gene encoding flagellar hook-associated protein FlgL has translation MRVTQSMLAHNMLRHLSTSYQRLGTIQEQLTTGKKITRPSDDPVVAMKGIAYRESLQRVKQYQRNIGEVHNWIDSADDALDKVGMALQRVQELVVQASTDTATPDDRKKIADEIDQLQKHIVDIANTKVGGKYIFHGTDTRNPLFVGYPDDPSFSAGTNNNKVKIEVFDGIELEVNIDGAALFGDASTGIVGMLQNLKTALNNPGSTGNTIGSYLTQVENQQNALLAARSELGAKQNRVEMMENRLATQEVITTKVMSNNEDIDYEKAITELISQESVHRAALSVGARIIQPTLIDFLR, from the coding sequence ATGAGAGTAACACAATCAATGCTTGCTCATAATATGTTACGACATTTATCGACAAGTTATCAAAGGCTTGGAACGATTCAGGAGCAATTAACGACAGGAAAAAAGATTACTCGCCCTTCTGATGATCCTGTTGTGGCGATGAAAGGAATTGCGTATCGTGAGAGTTTGCAACGTGTAAAGCAATATCAGCGGAATATTGGTGAAGTGCATAACTGGATTGACAGTGCTGATGATGCACTGGATAAAGTGGGAATGGCACTGCAACGTGTTCAAGAGCTCGTCGTCCAAGCATCAACAGATACAGCAACACCTGATGACCGCAAAAAAATTGCAGATGAAATTGACCAACTACAAAAACATATTGTTGATATTGCTAATACGAAAGTAGGTGGAAAATATATTTTTCACGGAACTGACACAAGAAATCCACTATTTGTTGGCTATCCAGATGACCCTTCGTTTTCAGCTGGCACAAACAATAACAAAGTGAAAATTGAAGTGTTTGATGGAATTGAATTAGAAGTGAATATTGATGGTGCGGCTTTATTTGGAGATGCCTCGACTGGCATCGTTGGCATGCTACAAAACTTGAAGACAGCTTTGAATAACCCAGGGAGTACAGGGAATACAATTGGTAGTTATTTAACACAAGTTGAGAATCAACAAAATGCCTTGTTGGCAGCTCGTTCGGAACTTGGGGCGAAACAAAATCGAGTGGAAATGATGGAAAATCGCTTAGCGACACAAGAAGTTATTACGACAAAAGTGATGTCGAATAACGAGGATATTGATTACGAAAAAGCAATTACAGAGCTTATTTCACAGGAAAGTGTCCATCGTGCTGCACTAAGTGTAGGAGCGCGAATCATTCAGCCGACATTAATTGATTTTTTGCGTTAG
- the csrA gene encoding carbon storage regulator CsrA, whose translation MLVLTRKKNESIMIGDTIEIKVLAIEGDQVKLGVVAPKHIDVHRKEVYRLIQEENKQALHVSQHLFDQLKKQ comes from the coding sequence ATGCTCGTTCTTACCCGGAAAAAAAATGAATCTATTATGATTGGGGATACTATTGAGATTAAAGTGTTAGCCATTGAAGGAGATCAAGTAAAGTTAGGGGTCGTTGCTCCGAAGCATATCGATGTGCACCGCAAAGAAGTGTATCGGCTCATTCAAGAAGAAAATAAGCAAGCACTGCACGTTTCACAGCATTTATTCGATCAGCTAAAAAAACAATAA
- a CDS encoding DUF6470 family protein — MNMPQIQIRTVKAMLGLNIQKPTQHIEQPKAELYIEQPPASLHIYKQPARLTIDQSRAWRDMGLIGPLESTSRFAKEGRQALLEGIARQAEEGERLMRIEHGGNPIAEIATGKGMRPYRQLGITFIPSVDSVDVHYEPARVEIEVEKNKPIIQAKVNPPIHEYKQGKVSGHMIQYPSIQIDVKY; from the coding sequence ATGAATATGCCGCAAATACAAATTCGTACTGTAAAAGCGATGCTCGGTTTGAACATACAAAAACCAACACAGCATATTGAGCAGCCTAAAGCAGAATTATATATCGAACAGCCGCCGGCTTCGCTCCATATTTATAAACAACCTGCTCGTCTCACCATTGATCAATCAAGGGCATGGAGAGATATGGGGCTAATTGGTCCGCTTGAGTCGACGAGCCGGTTTGCTAAAGAAGGACGCCAAGCTTTGCTTGAGGGGATTGCTAGACAAGCGGAAGAAGGAGAACGGTTGATGCGAATCGAGCATGGCGGTAATCCGATCGCAGAAATCGCAACAGGAAAAGGCATGCGCCCATATCGCCAGCTTGGAATTACATTTATTCCATCTGTAGATAGTGTAGATGTTCACTATGAACCAGCGCGCGTGGAGATCGAAGTGGAAAAGAATAAGCCGATTATCCAAGCGAAAGTTAATCCGCCTATTCATGAGTATAAACAAGGGAAAGTTTCTGGTCATATGATTCAATATCCATCTATACAGATTGATGTGAAGTATTAA
- a CDS encoding flagellar protein FlgN — protein sequence MSIQQLVGVLRDYIETHQQLKSSANRKTEALKKGDFAALDDIVREEQVHVAMLNQLEKKRARIVTQITGIDGEQTVESCLRYADEQEQKILHELRKQLLQHIEELKRINELNQQLIEQSLQFVCVMLDALHPQRKDIQYRANNEPTSYEERQSIFDSKV from the coding sequence TTGTCTATTCAGCAACTTGTTGGTGTGTTGCGTGATTATATCGAAACGCATCAACAATTAAAAAGTAGTGCAAACAGAAAGACGGAAGCGCTAAAAAAAGGGGACTTCGCTGCTTTAGATGACATTGTAAGAGAAGAACAAGTACACGTAGCGATGCTTAATCAGTTAGAAAAAAAGCGTGCGCGAATAGTTACGCAAATCACAGGGATTGATGGAGAGCAAACAGTAGAATCATGTTTGCGTTATGCAGATGAGCAAGAACAGAAGATTCTCCATGAGTTGCGAAAGCAATTATTACAGCATATTGAAGAACTTAAACGGATAAATGAGCTGAATCAACAACTTATTGAGCAATCGTTACAGTTTGTTTGCGTCATGCTTGATGCGTTGCATCCGCAAAGAAAAGATATACAATATCGTGCTAACAATGAGCCAACTTCTTATGAGGAGCGACAGTCTATTTTTGATTCGAAAGTGTAA
- a CDS encoding TIGR03826 family flagellar region protein: MNLDNCPVCGGLFLKTKFRDICEKCYKEEEEAFEVVYNFLRKRENRMATITQVVEATGVEEALLFKFIKTGRLQLRQFPHLGYPCARCGTIIREGKLCESCNKDVNKQLHMIYEEEKRKDKQNNNPTYYIKKDEK, from the coding sequence ATGAATCTTGACAATTGTCCGGTATGTGGAGGTCTGTTTCTTAAAACAAAATTTCGCGATATATGCGAGAAATGCTATAAGGAAGAGGAAGAAGCTTTTGAGGTTGTATATAATTTTTTACGTAAAAGAGAAAATCGGATGGCAACAATTACCCAAGTCGTAGAAGCTACTGGTGTTGAAGAGGCATTGTTGTTCAAATTTATCAAAACAGGGAGGTTACAATTACGTCAATTTCCTCATTTAGGATATCCTTGCGCTCGATGTGGAACAATTATTCGTGAAGGAAAATTATGTGAATCGTGCAATAAAGACGTCAATAAACAACTTCATATGATCTATGAAGAAGAAAAAAGAAAAGACAAACAAAATAATAACCCAACATATTATATAAAAAAAGATGAAAAGTAA
- the flgK gene encoding flagellar hook-associated protein FlgK yields MRSTFHGLEVAKRGMFTQQSAIYVTGHNIANANTPDFSRQRVNFNQTEPYPAASMNRPNIPGQMGTGVEAGSIQRIRDSFLDYQYRNESTKSGYWSTRLDAISRMEDVMNEPTEFGLAKAMTQFWESLQDLSVSPENEGARAAVRQRGIAVAESFNYLHSSLTQIREDLGQQIKTGLLEVNSILRQISELNDQIKAIEPNGYLPNDLYDRRDALVDELSKYVQVKVDKQPTGGNALPIAEGIYKISIVDSTGAAIEVVSSTGYKTLSIDPSISGDPTNPNGYVRNVVLSDGTTIAPNDFANGKIKALIEAYGYGSTPTSVVGYYPDMLNKLDQMAYSFAEMFNAQHRAGYGLDNSTGLDFFSVGSVSGAAGAIQVSINDLSKIAASTALNEPGNGENALNLSKIKDLLITSGTVTISGSPVSVPIQGGTIQTFYEGFIGQIGVDGQQAQRMKVNADTLAKSVNENRQSVSSVSLDEEMTNLVKFQHAYSAAARMITVVDEMLDKIINGMGRVGI; encoded by the coding sequence TTGAGGTCTACATTTCATGGATTAGAAGTCGCTAAACGGGGCATGTTTACACAACAATCAGCTATATACGTAACAGGGCATAATATCGCGAACGCTAATACGCCGGATTTTTCAAGACAACGTGTGAATTTTAACCAAACAGAGCCATATCCAGCAGCTTCAATGAATCGCCCGAATATTCCGGGGCAGATGGGAACAGGGGTGGAAGCAGGATCGATTCAGCGAATAAGAGATAGTTTTTTAGATTACCAATATCGCAATGAAAGCACGAAGTCAGGTTACTGGAGTACGCGTTTGGATGCTATTAGCCGAATGGAAGATGTGATGAATGAGCCGACTGAGTTTGGCTTGGCGAAGGCGATGACACAATTTTGGGAGTCTCTCCAAGATTTGAGTGTTAGTCCAGAAAATGAGGGTGCGCGTGCGGCGGTTAGACAACGTGGCATTGCTGTGGCAGAATCTTTTAACTATTTGCATAGTTCGCTGACGCAAATTCGTGAAGATTTAGGTCAACAAATTAAAACGGGGTTATTGGAGGTAAACTCCATTTTAAGACAAATTAGTGAATTAAACGACCAAATCAAAGCGATTGAACCGAATGGATATTTGCCGAACGACTTGTATGATCGGCGTGATGCGCTTGTGGACGAATTGTCGAAGTATGTGCAAGTAAAAGTAGACAAGCAACCAACGGGTGGCAATGCTTTGCCGATTGCTGAGGGGATTTACAAAATTTCAATCGTTGATTCAACTGGCGCAGCCATTGAAGTTGTATCAAGTACAGGATATAAAACGTTATCGATCGATCCGAGCATTTCTGGCGACCCGACGAATCCGAATGGATATGTTCGTAACGTTGTTTTATCAGACGGTACGACGATTGCCCCAAACGACTTTGCGAACGGAAAAATAAAAGCATTAATTGAAGCATACGGGTATGGAAGTACGCCTACTAGCGTTGTTGGATATTATCCGGATATGTTGAATAAATTAGATCAAATGGCATACTCGTTTGCGGAAATGTTTAATGCCCAACATCGCGCGGGATATGGACTTGATAACTCAACAGGATTGGACTTCTTTAGTGTGGGTTCAGTAAGTGGAGCGGCGGGTGCAATCCAAGTGAGCATTAACGATTTATCTAAAATTGCGGCTTCTACTGCATTAAACGAACCTGGGAATGGTGAAAATGCCCTAAATCTATCTAAAATAAAAGATTTGCTTATTACGAGTGGAACGGTCACCATTTCAGGAAGTCCTGTTTCTGTTCCTATTCAAGGTGGAACGATTCAAACGTTCTATGAAGGGTTCATTGGGCAAATTGGTGTAGATGGTCAACAAGCTCAAAGAATGAAAGTGAATGCGGACACGTTAGCTAAGTCTGTCAATGAAAATCGCCAGTCTGTCAGCTCCGTTTCTCTTGATGAGGAGATGACAAATTTAGTTAAATTTCAGCATGCGTACAGTGCAGCTGCGCGCATGATTACAGTCGTTGATGAAATGCTTGATAAAATTATTAACGGTATGGGACGTGTCGGAATATAA
- a CDS encoding YaaR family protein — MEIKRVESIGSVDVSQTKQVVSSSISFSEIIGQQHHRLVGEQFEKRIREIEEQGKKLVESRTIEDLRKYKKLVKQCIDETVKNGLQLSEQYGFGWNGRSRVYKIVKEIDKQLIRLTEDLLNEQKTTLDLLGTIDAIRGLIINIYV; from the coding sequence ATGGAAATCAAAAGAGTGGAAAGTATAGGTTCTGTTGATGTATCGCAAACAAAACAAGTTGTATCTTCTTCAATATCATTTTCAGAAATAATAGGTCAACAGCATCATCGGTTAGTTGGTGAACAATTCGAAAAGAGAATCAGGGAAATTGAAGAACAAGGAAAAAAACTTGTTGAATCGCGGACAATAGAAGATTTAAGGAAATATAAAAAGCTTGTAAAACAATGCATCGATGAGACGGTAAAAAATGGGCTTCAATTATCAGAGCAGTATGGATTTGGGTGGAATGGACGATCTCGCGTATATAAAATTGTAAAAGAAATTGACAAGCAACTGATCCGATTAACAGAAGATTTGTTAAATGAACAAAAAACGACATTAGATTTATTAGGTACAATTGATGCGATTCGAGGGTTAATCATTAACATATATGTATAG